Below is a genomic region from Pirellulales bacterium.
CGCGTCGCAACGTCCCAAATCTGCACTTCGCCGAAACGACCCGGGGAGCCCCCGGTCACAGCCAGACGCGTTCCATCGGGAGAGAATCGCGCCGATTCAATACGTTCGGACAGTCCTATGAGACGGCCAGCCAGGCCACTGCCGTCGGCACTATGGAGCAGCACTTCGTGGTAGCCCGAGACAGCTATCAGCGATCCATCGGGCGAGTAATCGAGCGAGGTTAAAACCGGTGTCGCCGTATAAACCGGTGGGTGATCGCGATCGACCGCAATTTCGGCTGCCTCGGGCGTATCGTCCGCGGCCCCCTCGGCAATCCAACGCTTGATGAGCTCGACCTGATCCGGCTTGAGAGGCGCCGCTCCCTTGGGCATGGCCGGCGGCTTATCGCCTTGAGGAAGAATCTGAGAGAGCAACTCGCTTTCTTCCGGCTTGCCGGCCACGACGCCAGGTGCGCCGCTTTCCCCGCCTTTTTTGATCCTTTCGTAGCTGGTCATCACCAGGCCGCCAAGTTGCTTGGCCGGCTGATGACACCCCTGGCAACGATCCTGCAGCAGCGGGCGAATATCGCGATAGAAGCTGACACTGACGGTGGGCTTCGCGTCAGCGGGCTTGGCATCGTCAGCCGTGGCACCTGAGGCGCCGACCGAAAGACCAATACCAACGATGAGGACGATCAGGCGCGAGAATCTCATCCGCGACCTCGGGGTGATTTTTCGTCGACGGCGGGCGTTAGCTACGGTTCGTTCAAAGGGGCGCCCATGGTTCGGCAATCGGTAGCTTGCCGTGGCGGGAATCGTGGCTACCAGCGGCAGCAACGACCACATGGAGCCTCCTCGCACCAAAGTTCAGCACGAGGCCCCCCTCGTCCGGTTCAATATAGACGGGCGAGGATTGGTGAAGCAAATAGATTGCAAAAACACGGCTTCCGCGCGACCCCCCCCGTGTCGAAGCCCGAAACGGCCCTTCCCGGCTTTGCCTAGGTTCCGCCGATCGTCGCCGTGCCAGTCAGAACGGTAGTGGCTGCGGGGGCAACCGAAACGGCCACTGTATCGTCGATCCACAGTTTTCGCTGTGCGCCGCGCACCGCAAAGTACAGTGCCAGCCCCACCGGCCCAGCCACCAATGTTAACAGCAGGCAGGGGACCACTAGAAAATGCGGGACGCCCAGCCGGCGGGCGTCGCGGACCTCCCAGCTGCCGATGAATAAATCGAAAGCCAGGTAATGGATCCAGCCGGCCAACAGCAGGCGGTCGCTCTTAAACAGCTCGCGCACCCCCGCCAGGCTGTTGAAATCTCCCTCGACCTGCCCAAGGCCGGTTGCCATTAAGTAGGCATAGAAGAGCGCCAGAACAAGTGGGATGAGAACCGGCGCAATCAATTGCGTCGACCAGCGCCACCATGGTGCAACGATAAGCAGCAGCCAGCCGGGCAGCGCCAGACCGCTTGCTAAGCTGAATATCGATTCGAGGTCCATGCGCATTCGACCTTGCAGAACGAGGTAGCTTGATGCCGCCGCCGACGGACTCGCTGACCAGCCAGGCCCAGTCTATCATCGGAGCATGATCGAGAATACGAGTTTCGCGCCTCCGGCGTCATTCCTCAAGTCGCCCTCGATTGCACACTTAGCCATCGCGATGGCTTGCGTATGGTGGGCATTGCCGTGCAGTGTGCTGCAGGCGGCCGGTCGCCCCAACGTGCTGTGGATCTGTGCGGATGACCATGCCGCGTACGTCTGCGGTGCCGACGGGAATCAGCAGGTGCGCACGCCGCGGCTCGATAATCTGGCCACCGCCGGGATGCGGTTCAGCCGCGCGTATTGCAACGCGCCAGTCTGCACGGCCTCGCGGCAGTCCTTTCTCACCGGCCGGTATCCGCACAGTGTCGGCGTGACATTACTGAAGACGCCGCTTGCCGAGAGTGAAACGACGCTGGCCGAGATGCTGAACGAGGCCAGTTACCGCACGACCGCCATCGGCAAGATGCACTTCAACAGTCCGCTCAAACACGGATTCGATCACTTGATCGATTTGCCGGACCACAAAAGGACGATCGCCACCCGGCAGCCAGAACCATTGCCTGCTGGGATTGACGTATTACCTGAGTGGAGGCCCTTTCGAGATCCAGCGCGTATCTGGCTGAATGGCTTCTGCCGACCCTATGGCGCGACGGACGCTGACATGGCGGGGACGTTTTTTGCCGCCGAGGCAGGGCGACAGCTGTGCGCCGCAGGCGACGAGCCTTTTCTGCTGATGGTTAGTTTCTACGAGCCGCACTCTCCTTTTCATTTTCCCATCGAGTTCCGCGGTCGGCACGATCCAGCACAGTTCGCAGTGCCGGAATTGTGCCCAGACGACGAAGGACAGATTCCCGCTTGCTTTCGTGGTTTGTCGCGCGAAGAAAAACAGGGAATCATCGCGGCTTATTACACGTCCGTCGAGTTTCTCGATAAGAATGTCGGCCGCGTGCTCGATGAATTGGCCAAATCAGGCCATGCCGACGATACGCTGGTGATCTACACCGGAGATCACGGCTATATGCTCGGCCAACATGGTCGCTTCGAGAAACATTGCTGCTTCGAGCCGGCGGTGCGTGCCCCCTTGGTCATGCGACTGCCAGGCCGTGTGCGCGCCGGCATCACGTCGCCGGCGCTGGTCGAGTTAATCGATATCGTGCCGACCGTTCTCGAGCTATGCGGCGTGTCGGTGCCCAAGGCCGTACAAGGTCGCTCACTGGTGAAGGTACTCGATGGCGGAACCGAGGTTCATCGCGACTGTGTGTTTGTGGAATATGCCGAGAATGAAGAAGCCATGATTCGCACCGACCACTGGAAACTGATCTATTCCACAGGACGACGCGAGCGGCAAGACGGTTACACCACCGGACGGCCATTGCCTGGGAAGACCGTGTTGCTATTCGATGTCGAGGCCGATCCTGACGAAACCACGAACCTTGCGGCGCGACCAGAGCATGCCGCGCTCGTCGACGAACTAACAACGCGCCTGGCGGATCATATGCGCGGCATCATGCGTGGCCCTGACGAAATCCCCGCGGGTGCAACAGCCGACCAGATTCTTGAGAAATGCCTACCGCCGACCGAGTAAGTCGCAAAGACCGGCGAGCGTTGGCAGACTGGTGGCCCTGGAAGCCCTCCACACTTCTTTAATAGAGTGTGGCCGTGGCATTTGCGAACGGCATATGTGCCGGTTAGCATGCCCGCTTCCTGTAGCACAGTACTTTGTTAATTCCTTGGAACACGCCCCGCCTCATGGATTCCAGCCCCATCGTTTCTACGGTCGATTTCGACCGCCCGGGCAAGCAGCACGGCCATTTGTGCGTGCCCTATTCATACAACCTGGCGGGCTGGGCGAATCTGTTGATTCCATGCACCGCGATTGGCAATGGTACGGGACGCACCGCTTTGGTGATGGCCGGCAATCATGGCGACGAATATCCAGGCCAGGTCGCCATCATGCGGTTGTTGCGAGAACTCGATCCTGCTCAGGTTCAGGGCAGGCTGATTTTGATTCCGGCGCTGAACGTGCCAGCAGCCAAGGCTGCGACGCGACTTTCTCCGCTGGATGGCAGGAACATGAATCGGGCATTTCCCGGGCGCGCCGATGGGACCGTCACCGAGATCATCGCGCATTACCTGACGACGGTGCTCTTTCCGCTGGCCGATATTGTCATTGACCTGCACACCGGCGGCCGCAGCATGGACTTTTATCCCTGTGCGCACATGCATCTCGTGCCGGATCGCGCGCAGCGGCAAGAAATGATCGCCGGTACAACCGCCTTCAACACCGACTTTTCGTTTTTATACGCCGATATCGCCGGTTCTGGATTGTTGCCGGTGGAAGCCGAACGGCAGGGCAAGATCGTCATCACGACCGAGATGGGCGGAAGCGAGAATGTGACCGCCGCCGTCCACCGGACTACCCAAAACGGCTTGAAAAATGTGCTGACCCACTTTGGGCTGTTGGCCGGCCGGCCCGAATCGCGCGAGCAGCGCGGCCTGCCGCCGACGCGGTGGGTTCAAGCACTGGAGCGCGAAGATTACCGCTTTGCGCCGGAATCGGGTATCTACGAGAATGTGGCGGATCTGGGCCAGGATGTCGCCGCAGGCGAGCTCGTGGGACAGATCCATTTTCTTGAACGTCCCGAGCGCGATCCTGTTCCGATTTTCGCCCCCACGGCCGGAGTGCTTTTGGGCACGCGCGCGCCGTCGATGGTTGCGCAGGGAGACTGCGTGGCTTGTATCGCGCACGACGTGGAACTAGGGGCGATTGCATAACGCGCAACAGTGGCCGCGAATGGTGTCACGGGATATGCTCATACTTGTCGGGATATGGGCAGCGGCTTAGACTGCAGGCCCTTGGGCCCCCGCGGATCGCGTACCAGACGGGGCAAGTTTCGATTTAGGAGTTTCGACGCGACGAGAGTTGCTCGCTGCCGCTATGGTGCAAATTCGCCGGCAAAGAGACGTGACGGTAATTGCGCTCGATGCGGAGTACGGCGCGCTGGATCAAGCCAGGTTTCAGGATGCGCGCGATCGGCTATTGGCCGAAGCGCAATCCGCCGAGCCGCCACTGGTGGCAATCGACCTCTCCAAGACGAGCTACATGGGGTCGGCATTCATCGAGGTGCTGGTACGCGTTTGCAAGCGAGTTAATGCACGGAACGGCCGGCTCGTACTGTGCGGAGTGCAGCCTTTTTGCGCCGAGGTGTTGGTCACCATGCGGCTGGACAAGATTTTCGAGACGTTTCCAGACGTCGACGAAGCGGTGAGTGAATTAAGCAAGGCGTAACCCCGCGATGCCATTTCGCCTAGTGCCAGTTTCCGGAGCGAACTCGGCGGGCGCAAAGAAAAACCGGCCGTCTCGAAGAGGCGTCCGGTGAAGAAGAAACAATGCCAGATGTCCGCAAGGTGTGCTCAAGCGGACGGACGGCGACAATGTTGATAGGCCAGAATAACCTCGTACAGATCCATCGAGATGGTGATCTCGTCATCCTCGAAGTCGCGTAGCCAGGTGCGCTCGCTGCGCACGGCGTCGGCTAGTAGAGGAAAAATCTCGCCGAGTCGAAGCTGCACATTGTGCTCCTGCGCTTGCGACCGCCCTGCGGTGGTCGTGGCAGACTCGGGACCGTGATAAACACGCAATTGGCTACGGGACATGACAACGCATCCTTACGTCGCGGATCCCTGGGACGAGCATCGGGCCGCACCGCTAGCACCCGATGTCGTGTGCGCGGAAAACAACGCGCACCGCTCTGCGCCCACCCTGGTTTCGTGTTGCATGTATCGGCTAAGAGCGTTCTGCAGGTTTGATCTATTTGGCCGAGAAAGCATTCTTTTCGCAGAGTCCGCGTGGCACCGATTGCCGGTGCGTATACATGGTTGAAATCTGGGGTCTCCCGATTTACGGGAATTGCGCAGGCTGGGTAATATTGTGACCTCTCGGCGGCTTGACACGAATGTCGGGTGTTTCTAGATTGCGAAACGATTAAGGCCTTGGCAGAAGGAACCTTGCGTCGAAGGCACCCCCTTCGATCCGCGGGTCATGTGGAGCGTATGATCTCTTCGATCGATCTCGATCTCATAAAAGTCGCACAGCCGCTCGCCCTATCGCCCGACCGCGTCGCGGCAGTTATCGACCTGCTCGATAGCGGCAATACTGTGCCGTTCATCACCCGCTACCGTAAGGATCAGACGGGCGGAATGGATGAAGAGCAGATCCGCGCCGTTCAGGAACGGGTACTCAAGCTACGGCAGCTAGCAGATCGCAAGCAGACGATCCTCCGCTCGATCGAATCACAGGGCAAGGCGACGCCGGAATTGACGGCGCTCATCGAGGCCGCGGACACGATGAAGCGGCTCGAAGATCTGTATTTGCCATACAAGCCGAAGAAGCAAACGCTAGCTACCGCGGCGCGCAGCCGCGGACTGGAGCCGCTGGCGGACGAGATCCTGTCCGGCGATCCCGCCTGCGTCGATCTCGACGCCCGCGCCGCAGACTTCGTCAATCCCGACCGGCAATTGAAAAACATCGGCGACGTGCTGCTGGGTGTGGGGCACATTTTGGCCGAAGTCGTTAGCGAGCGCGCCGATCTGCGAGGCCGGCTGCGAACGATTCTGGAAGAAAGCGGTCGCCTGGTCAGTACCGCCACAGAGACCGAATCCAAAGAAACCGCCCATGCCGCCGAACCGGTCGCGGACCCGGCCGCCGAGCTGGACGGAGAAAAGGCCGAGGCCGTGCCGCCGCCTCCTGTAGTAAAGAAGGGAAAAGGCAAGCCAGACGGCAAGGCGTTCCGGGATTTCTTCGATTACAGCGAAGCGCTCGCCAAGATTCCACCGCATCGCGTGTTAGCTATCAATCGTGGTGAGCGCGCCAAAATTCTGCGCATCAAGATCGAAGCCGACACCGAGGGCATGTACCGGGCACTCGACGAATTGGTCGTTGGCGTGGACCGGCTGCACGCCGATTTCTTGCGTGGCGTCGGTCGCGATGCACTCGCGCGGCTGATCCTGCCCAGCTTGGAACGAGAAATGCGCCGCGAGTTGACCGACCGTGCCGAGACGCACGCCGTCGACGTCTTCGCCCGCAATCTGCGCAAGCTCCTACTGCAACCCCCTGTGCGCGACGGACGCGTGTTGGCGCTCGACCCCGGCTTTAAAAGCGGCTGCAAGCTGGCCGCACTCGACGAGTTCGGCAATTTGCTCGATCATGGCGTGGTGCACCTTGTGGGCAGCGAAGAGCGGCGGGCTGCAGCCAGAGCCAAGATCGTGGAGTTGATTCACAACCATCGCCTGTCGGTTATCGCAATCGGCAACGGCACCGGTTGCCGCGAGACAGAGCAATTCGCGAGCGAGCTGATTGCCGGCGAACTCGCGGCAGACAATATTTCTTACGTGATTGTCAACGAGGCGGGCGCCAGCGTTTACTCTACGAGCCAGATTGGACGCGAAGAGTTCCCCGCGTACGACGCCACGCTACGCGGAGCGATCAGCATCGGCCGGCGCTTGCAGGATCCGCTCTCAGAGCTGGTCAAGATCGACCCGGCCAATATTGGCGTCGGTATGTACCAGCACGACGTCAAGGCGAAGCATCTGCGCGAGTCGTTAGACGCAGTCGTCGAGTCCTGCGTCAACTTCGTCGGCGTCGACCTGAACACGGCCAGCGCTCCGCTGTTACGTTATGTCTCTGGCCTGAATCAGCTCACCGCGCAGCGACTGGTCAGCCATCGCATGGCGCACGGACCTTTCGCGAGCCGCGCGCAGTTGCGCTCGGTTTTAGGTTTTGGCGAGGCGGCATTCGTCCAGGCCGCCGGATTTCTCAAAATCGTAGGGGGCGACAATCCGCTCGACGTCACCTGGATCCATCCGGAAAGCTACGCTGCCGCCGAGCAGCTGCTCGAAAAAACCGGCGCCACGCCCGCCGTCCTGACCGACAAAGCCCAGGCGGCCGAGTTGGATCAGCGCTTGGCAACCGCCGATCTGGCGGAACTGGCTACCACGGTGCAGGTCGGCGCACTGACGCTGGCCGACCTTGTGACCCAGTTAGCGCGTCCCGGCCGCGACCCCCGCGAATCGCTCCCCAAGCCGATTTTCAAGAAGGGAATTCTCAAGCTCGACGATTTGGCGCCGGGCCTGGAGTTGTTGGGCACCGTGCTGAATGTGGTGGACTTCGGCGCGTTCGTCGACATTGGCTTGAAAGATAGCGGCCTGGTTCACGTCAGCCAATTGTCCGCCAACTTCGTCAAAGATCCCCACGACAGCGTTTCGGTAGGAGACATCGTGCGCGTGTGGGTGATGGCCGTCGATAAGGAACGGCGTCGCGTGTCGTTAACCATGATCGATCCGGCCGCGCGTCGTAGCGCCGAAGAGCGACGTGCACCGCGCGTCGAGAAACGCCGTCCAGAACGGCCGGCAGCCACGCCATCCGGCGGCGGAGGGGGACGTCCAGGCTTTGGGCAGCGTCAAGGCGGCGGTCAGCGTCCCGCACGCGCGGATAACGCCTACGGCAAGAAGCCGGCGCCGCATTCACCGCCGCGTGCCAAGCCGAAGCCACGCCCCGTCGTGCCGTTGACCAAGGATATGGCCGAGGGGCGCGAGCCGCTGCGAACATTTGGCGATCTGAAACAGTTCTTCGAACAGAAGCGCCCCGATGAGACATCGGCGGGCGAGCAATCGTCGAGTTAGCCGCATGGACTTTGAAAAGCGCTTGCAAGAAGCGATTTCTCGCGGCCAGCAACAGCATGCCGCCAAATCGCAGACCCAAGCCCAGCAGGCTGTCAGCGAAGAAGAGTTGCGCCGATTGCACTCGCAATATCGGCTCGAGCTGTCGGATCATATCGAACAAGCGGTGCGGCGGCTGCCGGATCATTTTCTTGGATTTCGTTACGAATCGCTGTCGGGAGATCGCGGTTGGGGGGGCGCGATCAGCCGCGATGACGTACGCCGTGGCGGCAATTCGTTCAGCCGTTTGGAAGTGGCCGTACGCCCTTTTTCTGCTTCTCACGTCTTGGAATTGACGGCCAAGGGAACGGTTTCCAATAAAGAAATCTTCAACCGCACCCATTTTCAGCGTATCTGGGAAGTCGACTTGGCCAGTTACCGCCAAATGGTCGACCTGTGGATCATCGAATACGCCGAACGCTATGCGGCGCAGGCATAGCAAATCGCCCGTGCGATGATTCGCTCCGAGTCATCGTCCTCGTTTACGGCGCTAGCCGCGCGCCGTGGACAGTACGGCGGCCGCTTGACGCAAGGCCGCCCAAAGCCGTTGGACCCCTCCGAGATCATTTGGCCCCAGGGTCTCGCGCGCGTAGGCCATGCGGGCATACAGGCTCGCCAAGTCTTGCACCCCAGCCGCCAGCGGCGGGCGTGCGTCGGCGAGCCGGGTGGCGAATTCCAGCGGCGTCTCGTCGCTCCGCCGGGCGAGATCTTGTTCGGCAGCCCAGGCCTCGAGCGCCTCGAAGCTGTATTGCACGACCGCGTTGGGGGCGTGGCGCGTGGCGGCGCCGCACACAAAAGGATCGGCAAACGACGCGAACGGACGTAACGTTGCGCGTTGCGATTCGAGTTCGGCGGCAGCCTCGACGGCTTTGCGCCGCCCGCCGAACAGGCTGTTCCAAAGATCCATGAGCTCTTGCCGCAACCGTGCCAGGAGCTCTTTGACCTGGGGCCAATACCGCACCAGACAGTAAATGCCGACCAGGATAATGACGGCATAAACGATCATTCTTAATAACGACAGCAGCGACAAGCCCATCGTTAACGGAGCGCTCGGCAGGGCGGGCGCTTGCTGCGCATGCTGAGACATTGCTTGGGCCATCTTCGACGAAGTCTGATCGCGCGCTTCGGCGGATTTTTCGCTGCGACTCTGAGTCTCAGTGTTTCCACCCGGTTGGCCAGCGCTCGATTGCGAGTTCGATTGTTGCTGCTTCGCCGCGTTGTCAGTTGCCGGCGGTTTGCCGCCCGATTGTTGTTCTTGCGGTGCTGCGAGGCTTTGCTTGCCGGCTGGCGACTGCGCATTCTGCTGCGACGCCTGCGAGTTTTGCTGTTGTGCCGCTTGCTGCGGGCTGGATTTTTGCTGGCCGCTTGAAGATTGCCCGGCCGATTGTTGTCCAGATGGTTGCTGGCCAGATTGCTTTTGTCCGGACTGCTGCGTTGCTGAAGATTGTTGTCCGGACGCGTTGGTGCCGGCCGGCGACTGCGACGGATCGGTCGAGCCCGGTTGCTTTCTGTCGGCGCGACTGTCGCCCGAGGTTGTCGAAGGGTCGTTCTGTCCCTGCGCGGCAGGCGGATCTTGCTTCAGTTGCGCTGGGTCGTTTGCAGGGGCGGTTGACGAAGAATCGCCATGGCCTGGGCTGTTACGTAGCGGTGCGTACGAATTGGCATCGCGCTCCGGCGAGCCCAACGAACCAGTGATCGACGAGATTGCATATTCGGGATTAGGGCGTGGAATCAGCATCGCCACGATCAAAATGACGACGCCCATCGAGGCGCCTACTCCCAGCCAGGCCCCCGCCATTTCCGCAGGCATTTCCAGCCGGCGCTGTCTCAAGTAACGACGTAGTCCTAAAAAACTCGTGGTCAGCAACAGGCCGAGCGCGCTTGCTACGTATCTCACCATTAGCCGGAAGGCGTATTGTCGGTCTCCCTCGCCAACAAAGTGTTGGCCCAGTCCAAAGATCGGTAGCGCGGCCAACGAGAAATAAACCACCGTCAGCCCCGGCGGCGCTGATCGACTCAGGCTCCGCTGCCACCAGGCGAAGAAACGCTTGAACACGGGTTGTGGTGGAGCGGGTGGCGCGGTAGTCGCGACCTTTTTGTCCTTCGTGCGTTTCGCGGTAACGGTTTGCTTTTTGGCGGGTGGCGTCGCGCTGGTTTGCGATTCCGCGAAAGGAGCGTCGAATCCGGCCGCTTCCAGCAAACCCTCGCCAGAGGCGTCATCTTCGTCGTCGACCAGCGTGCAATTCCAGACCAGATGACTTGCGCACCACCAGATCACCCCCAGCACGCACCAGGCCCACCAAGGATGGTCGGTGAACTTGATCATGGCCAACGCGGCCACGCCTCCCAAAGCCAGGCCGAACATGCTTGCCCGCTCGGCTCCTTCCATGATCGAAACACGGCTGATCAGCACCGCGGCGAATACGAAGCAAGTCATCGTCCAGTACATTCGCCCTTCGAATTCGCCGGCATAGAACACCGTGAGCAGAAAGTACGCCAGGCTGCTGACCAGCACCATGATCAGCGCGGGACTAATGGCGATTGCCATGTAATCGGCCAGCGTCGGTTCTGGACGCGAGTTTGCCATGTCTCGTTCTCAATCACACTTCAGTCGCATGGTCGCGCGCGGGCAATCAAGTAAGCCTGATGATGTCACACGCCGTGGGCATCTGCCGACATGTTTCCGCCGCGGGCCATCGTGGCCTTTGAAATATTTATTATCGTATCAATTGTTGCTGGCACACGGCGGCCAGTGCCGCCTCGCTGGTAACATTGCGTGCATCGACCCCCACGCTGATCAAGCGTCCGAGACATTCGCTGGCCTGGTGCTCGTCGAAAACAATCAAGACGGCCGTCACGGCATAGCCGCGGCGCCGCAAATTCCCCAGGGCCCAGGCAGTCTCGACCGAAACATCGCCGAGCACGGCCACGACCGACGCATCAGCCGGCAGCCGGGCCGCAGATTCAAGGACCAACTGCGCAAACGAAAGGCCGTCGGTCAACTCCACGCGGGCCAGCGTTTCCAGGATGCTGCGCAACTGCTCAGCTCCGCGACGCGTCGGCACGATCACAGGACACAGCCGGTCGCTAGTCTCGGTCATACTGGCGCTTTGCCGGGCGTTCTTGCGCGTGCGAAATTCGTGATCCCAGCCCTCTTGCCGAATGCGATCCGCTGCGTCCCGCCCATTGGTCACCAGACCAATCTGCTGACCCATTTGATAAACGGCGTTTGCCAGTGAAGCGGCCGTGGTAACCGCCAGCTCCGATCGCAGCGGTTCGTGCCGCTTGTGATAAGAATCGGTATGGAAGTCCAACAATACTGTTGCACCCGCGATGCACGAAGGCTCGTAAATCTTGCTATGCAGCACGCCCGTCCGCGCCGTGGCGCGCCAGTGTACGCGGTTCAGTGCATCGCCCGATTGGTACAATCGCACTCCGCTGGTGCGCGTTGGGTCTTCGAACAGCCGATGGGTCATCCGCACCTCGCCAATCGGGCGGCGCGAGGCGATGTCGAAGCCCACTAGCGGAACAACCTTCGGATAGACCAGCACGAAGTGCGGTGCGGCCGCCACGCGCCAGCGGCGGTGTAAGCCGAATAGGTCGCCACTTTCCAGCATGCAGGGGCCTATCTGGTAATAGCCGCGCATCTCGAAGTGCAGCTGGTACAGCATCAGCTTGCGCCCGTGGCCGGGCACCAAGGCAATCGCCAGCCGTTTTCCCGTAATTTTCAATCGCGGCGGACGCTGCACGAGCGCGGCGCGCGGCAGCAAGTCTTCCAACAGCACCCAAGGGACCGGCAGCGCGCCGGAATTGGCCACTGTGACAGCCACCGCGACTTTCTCGCCGATTTCGGCCGACAAACGATTGCACTCGCGCGTCGCCGACAGGCTCTCGATCCACCGTCTGGCCAGAAAGCGGCTCGTCACCAACAGAGCCAACAATACGTACATGGCATAGGCCAACAGTCCCAGCTGCAGCACGATTGCCGCCAACAGCAGGAATAGCGCGGCCAGAAACCATCTCATGGCCGGCTCGCTTCGCCTGCGACCATCGGCACAGGAACCAGGTCGAGAATCTCGTCGACCACGGTGACGGTCGTCACTTTGCGCAGCCGGCTTTCAGGTCGCAGGATCAATCGGTGGCCGAGCACGGCCGGGGCCATGCGTTTCACGTCGTCGGGCAGCACGAAATTATGCCCCCGCACCGCCGACAACGATTGCGCAGTGCGCAGCAGCGCCATCGACGCCCGCGGACTGCCGCCGAGCAAAACGTCGTCGTGTTCGCGCGTGGCGTGAACTAATGCCACGATGTAATTGCGCAGCTTCTCGTCGACGTACACTTCGCGCACCGCTTGTTGACATGCCAGCACCTCTTCAACGGTGACCACAGTCGTCAATTCATCGATCGGATGCGTGCGCTGCAACCGGTCGAGCATCTTGGCTTCTTCTTCAGCACTGGGATAGCCAAGCGACAACCGCACCAGAAACCGATCCAACTGCGCCTCGGGAAGCGGAAACGTCCCTTCGTGATCGACAGGGTTTTGCGTGGCAATGACAAAAAAGGGCGCAGCCAACTGGTGGGTCGTGCCATCGACCGTCACTTGCCGCTCAGCCATGGCTTCTAGCAGTGCCGCCTGCGAACGGGGCGTGGCGCGATTGATTTCGTCGGCCAGCACGATCTGTGCAAAGATGGGGCCTGGCCGAAATTCAAACTCTGCCGTCTTCTGGTTGAAAATCGAAGCCCCCGTAATGTCGGAGGGTAGCAGGTCGGGCGTACACTGTACGCGCTTGAAGCTGCAGCCCACGCTCTTGGCCAGCGCCCGGGCTAGCATCGTCTTGGCCACGCCAGGGACGTCTTCCAGCAGGACGTGCCCTTCACAGAAATAGGCGACCATCGCCAGCACCACTTCTTGTCGCTTGCCGATGATGACCTTTTCGACGTTGGCTATAATCTTCTTGGCCACGGCCGTGATTTGCGACGAGCGGACGGTCGACATGCGAAAATATGCCCGAAGTGTTGTTCCGGAAGAGGGGACTCACCTATATCAACGGCGAAGCGGCGGGAAAAAGCAAGAGTCGCCGACGGACAGGCAGCCGTTTTCGACCAGCGCCACGACGGTGGGCTCGCCGGGCTGGGGGCGGGGCCGTCTGGCCAATGGCCACGCCCTCGACGTGCTGATCGTTTGATCCCGTTCCCAGGCGGAATAAGCCCGATTCTTTGCCAGGCGTGTGCGGGCAAGGCGGTCTTCTCTCGCGCCTTGTCTTTCTTCGCACTCTTTGGGCCGGTACACTGATTTTCAGACCCGCCAGACGTTGCGTGGCCGTATCGATGACGTGCTTTCGCGACCTCGCCCTTGGATCTTGCCAAGCCGCAACCC
It encodes:
- a CDS encoding MoxR family ATPase, whose translation is MSTVRSSQITAVAKKIIANVEKVIIGKRQEVVLAMVAYFCEGHVLLEDVPGVAKTMLARALAKSVGCSFKRVQCTPDLLPSDITGASIFNQKTAEFEFRPGPIFAQIVLADEINRATPRSQAALLEAMAERQVTVDGTTHQLAAPFFVIATQNPVDHEGTFPLPEAQLDRFLVRLSLGYPSAEEEAKMLDRLQRTHPIDELTTVVTVEEVLACQQAVREVYVDEKLRNYIVALVHATREHDDVLLGGSPRASMALLRTAQSLSAVRGHNFVLPDDVKRMAPAVLGHRLILRPESRLRKVTTVTVVDEILDLVPVPMVAGEASRP
- a CDS encoding DUF4129 domain-containing protein translates to MANSRPEPTLADYMAIAISPALIMVLVSSLAYFLLTVFYAGEFEGRMYWTMTCFVFAAVLISRVSIMEGAERASMFGLALGGVAALAMIKFTDHPWWAWCVLGVIWWCASHLVWNCTLVDDEDDASGEGLLEAAGFDAPFAESQTSATPPAKKQTVTAKRTKDKKVATTAPPAPPQPVFKRFFAWWQRSLSRSAPPGLTVVYFSLAALPIFGLGQHFVGEGDRQYAFRLMVRYVASALGLLLTTSFLGLRRYLRQRRLEMPAEMAGAWLGVGASMGVVILIVAMLIPRPNPEYAISSITGSLGSPERDANSYAPLRNSPGHGDSSSTAPANDPAQLKQDPPAAQGQNDPSTTSGDSRADRKQPGSTDPSQSPAGTNASGQQSSATQQSGQKQSGQQPSGQQSAGQSSSGQQKSSPQQAAQQQNSQASQQNAQSPAGKQSLAAPQEQQSGGKPPATDNAAKQQQSNSQSSAGQPGGNTETQSRSEKSAEARDQTSSKMAQAMSQHAQQAPALPSAPLTMGLSLLSLLRMIVYAVIILVGIYCLVRYWPQVKELLARLRQELMDLWNSLFGGRRKAVEAAAELESQRATLRPFASFADPFVCGAATRHAPNAVVQYSFEALEAWAAEQDLARRSDETPLEFATRLADARPPLAAGVQDLASLYARMAYARETLGPNDLGGVQRLWAALRQAAAVLSTARG
- a CDS encoding DUF58 domain-containing protein — its product is MRWFLAALFLLLAAIVLQLGLLAYAMYVLLALLVTSRFLARRWIESLSATRECNRLSAEIGEKVAVAVTVANSGALPVPWVLLEDLLPRAALVQRPPRLKITGKRLAIALVPGHGRKLMLYQLHFEMRGYYQIGPCMLESGDLFGLHRRWRVAAAPHFVLVYPKVVPLVGFDIASRRPIGEVRMTHRLFEDPTRTSGVRLYQSGDALNRVHWRATARTGVLHSKIYEPSCIAGATVLLDFHTDSYHKRHEPLRSELAVTTAASLANAVYQMGQQIGLVTNGRDAADRIRQEGWDHEFRTRKNARQSASMTETSDRLCPVIVPTRRGAEQLRSILETLARVELTDGLSFAQLVLESAARLPADASVVAVLGDVSVETAWALGNLRRRGYAVTAVLIVFDEHQASECLGRLISVGVDARNVTSEAALAAVCQQQLIR